One genomic segment of Bradyrhizobium diazoefficiens includes these proteins:
- a CDS encoding cold shock domain-containing protein, which translates to MIGTVVKWFEENSFGFAKPDALAFDVFVHSDFLVDQSEKARLGVGQRIAFDLAPAVRKGLKPRAARVAVVGAASFEEQRSRSKAARLKG; encoded by the coding sequence ATGATCGGAACCGTCGTGAAGTGGTTTGAGGAAAACTCGTTCGGCTTCGCAAAGCCCGACGCGCTGGCGTTCGATGTGTTCGTGCATTCAGATTTTCTCGTCGACCAGAGCGAGAAGGCTCGTCTTGGCGTTGGTCAAAGGATCGCGTTCGATCTCGCGCCCGCCGTCCGGAAGGGATTGAAGCCAAGAGCGGCGCGGGTCGCGGTCGTGGGTGCAGCGAGCTTTGAGGAACAACGGTCGCGCTCGAAAGCGGCGCGACTAAAGGGCTGA
- a CDS encoding virulence-associated E family protein has protein sequence MARRKRPTEEELAKADAAANAIVVPKGSRINPIEPLPINWPVIIGKGKPDKNSQLNAVAVIQALRLDCRLDVFHQEYLVNGSALSQFGGKLQDHVVRKLVEIGWQMTGYELSEKAYRSGLLRECEENQFHPVKDYLKSNRWDGTPRLDTWLTTYLGVKDTPLVRAQGAIVLTAAVARIMKPGTKYDHVLVLEGPEGARKSSAVRILANGTFDGDENFSESKILGEDERKQQELTTGKWFYELAELAGLRKADQYALKNFVTKQTERARAAYAHFVTEQPRTCVFIGTFNTDATTGELVEYLNPGDQRRWWPVRVGDVDIAALQRDRDQLLAEAVVAYDLAMPLYLDKALEVEARGEAARREMVDPLADTLSDVDAAALKMLQDKVAPNGAEVSVADHNGGKLLTIGDEAKAAAFITDAEIWVSAKQVTDRVPSSRQNDGKGIAAAMRKLGWVAVRDRRTGSVERGYARNRDDLSDLLGA, from the coding sequence ATGGCTCGCCGCAAGAGACCGACGGAGGAAGAATTGGCCAAGGCTGATGCTGCGGCCAATGCCATCGTCGTGCCGAAAGGCTCGCGCATTAATCCCATCGAGCCGTTGCCGATCAACTGGCCTGTGATCATTGGCAAGGGCAAACCCGACAAAAACTCCCAGCTCAACGCGGTTGCAGTCATACAGGCATTGCGACTGGATTGCCGTCTTGATGTCTTTCATCAGGAATATCTCGTCAATGGCTCGGCGCTCTCGCAATTCGGCGGGAAGCTTCAGGATCATGTTGTGCGAAAGCTGGTAGAGATCGGTTGGCAGATGACCGGTTATGAACTCAGTGAAAAGGCATATCGGAGCGGCCTTCTCCGTGAATGCGAAGAGAACCAATTCCATCCGGTTAAAGACTACCTGAAAAGCAATCGCTGGGACGGGACGCCCCGGCTCGACACATGGCTGACGACGTATCTCGGGGTGAAGGATACGCCGCTTGTGCGAGCGCAAGGTGCGATCGTGCTGACTGCGGCGGTTGCCCGTATCATGAAGCCCGGCACCAAATATGATCACGTGCTCGTGCTCGAAGGTCCAGAAGGCGCGCGCAAGTCGAGCGCGGTGCGAATACTCGCCAACGGCACATTTGACGGGGACGAAAACTTTTCGGAATCCAAAATTCTCGGCGAGGACGAACGCAAGCAACAGGAACTCACGACTGGCAAATGGTTCTATGAGCTGGCTGAACTGGCTGGCTTGCGAAAGGCAGATCAATATGCGTTGAAAAATTTCGTCACCAAGCAGACTGAACGCGCTCGCGCCGCCTATGCTCATTTTGTAACAGAGCAGCCGCGGACGTGCGTCTTTATCGGCACGTTCAACACTGATGCAACCACTGGCGAGTTGGTCGAATACCTGAATCCCGGAGATCAGCGCCGATGGTGGCCTGTCCGCGTTGGTGATGTCGACATCGCGGCGCTTCAGCGCGACCGCGATCAACTGTTAGCTGAAGCTGTAGTCGCCTACGATCTCGCCATGCCGCTGTATCTCGACAAGGCACTTGAAGTGGAGGCGCGTGGCGAAGCGGCTCGACGCGAGATGGTTGACCCGCTTGCAGATACCCTCTCAGATGTCGACGCAGCCGCGCTGAAAATGTTGCAGGACAAGGTCGCCCCAAACGGCGCTGAGGTCTCGGTCGCGGATCACAACGGCGGCAAGCTTCTGACGATCGGCGACGAAGCCAAGGCCGCCGCCTTCATCACTGATGCAGAGATTTGGGTCTCAGCAAAGCAGGTGACCGATCGTGTTCCTTCAAGTCGCCAAAACGACGGTAAGGGCATCGCAGCCGCTATGCGCAAGTTGGGCTGGGTTGCCGTGCGAGACCGGCGGACCGGGTCCGTCGAGCGTGGCTACGCGCGAAATCGCGACGACCTCTCTGACCTACTAGGAGCGTGA
- a CDS encoding helix-turn-helix domain-containing protein, whose product MIKVETQPIAVSLLQAAELLGVHERHVLNAVRSHELPAYQRGVAVRVLTADLAEWVRKHWKPRQPPKSRTPRARKEDQCQ is encoded by the coding sequence ATGATCAAAGTTGAAACACAACCCATCGCAGTGAGTCTCTTGCAGGCGGCCGAACTACTCGGCGTGCACGAGCGCCACGTCCTGAACGCGGTCCGCTCGCACGAGCTGCCGGCCTATCAACGCGGCGTCGCGGTGCGCGTGTTGACGGCCGATCTTGCGGAGTGGGTTCGCAAACATTGGAAGCCGCGACAGCCCCCCAAATCGCGCACGCCGCGCGCACGAAAGGAAGACCAATGCCAGTAG